A window of Gasterosteus aculeatus chromosome 9, fGasAcu3.hap1.1, whole genome shotgun sequence contains these coding sequences:
- the LOC144411593 gene encoding perforin-1-like, giving the protein MARLWHVMLLSWAWSPLCLSVSVPFIGTPQQCEKARFVPGYNLGGEGFDIVKMEWKGAYVIDTETWNLGNGTCRMYNNNFMNGASQKVPAAVLDWRVLPKCSLKVSSLVYNSAETLVNDSTSAVSNDWKIGLKFPVDPSLTVTLGVGFGGSHSKESTFAMQKSKEDRYTFVRHSVDCTLYNYRMTSSPPLSQDFKSAVNSLPPYSHNAISNYRSLIDTYGTHFITQVSLGGQIKAITSVKTCQASMQGLSSTEVANCLFVEASVGFGNIASIDARYQHCKSKKQKLGFGQSFSGTFHERSADVIGGDIRGDILFNGLFSPSVYREWQQSLQTLPDVVKYSIDPLHTLLPIDHSARAGLKQEVEKYIVDNAVLKQCSGSCQIGHRSSKRDPCACVCDSNSNIQHNCCPAGKGLATLKVFKLYADGLYGDKWTQTDGSVEVRYGDQTKRTAIISNNDYPRWTETFQFASIHINMKNKLQFTVYDEDSYWNSDLLGECSFGLRKGKHRDSCMFDYGTFFFSYEVECAPSLSGDECQDYIPSPMSSSLAKVFHTRNGVLLGTGKYAKPVGPSGSAADIESGERATL; this is encoded by the exons ATGGCGAGGCTGTGGCATGTCATGCTCCTCAGCTGGGCGTGGAGCCCTCTGTGTCTGTCAGTCAGTGTGCCCTTCATTGGTACTCCGCAGCAGTGTGAGAAGGCTCGCTTTGTCCCGGGTTACAACCTGGGAGGAGAAGGCTTCGACATCGTCAAAATGGAGTGGAAAGGCGCCTATGTCATCGACACGGAAACATGGAATCTCGGCAACGGCACTTGCAGAATGTATAACAACAACTTCATGAACGGAGCGAGTCAGAAGGTCCCAGCCGCcgtgctggactggagagtcctcCCGAAGTGCAGTTTGAAGGTCTCCAGTCTGGTCTACAATTCGGCTGAAACTCTAGTCAATGACTCCACCTCAGCTGTGTCCAACGATTGGAAGATCGGCCTCAAATTTCCTGTAGACCCTTCTCTTACTGTTACTCTCGGCGTCGGATTCGGAGGTTCCCACTCCAAAGAGTCCACCTTTGCCATGCAAAAGTCAAAAGAAGACCGCTACACCTTTGTTCGCCATTCCGTCGACTGTACCTTGTATAA CTACAGAATGACATCAAGTCCTCCACTGAGTCAAGACTTCAAATCTGCTGTGAACTCCCTCCCACCGTATTCGCATAACGCAATATCAAACTATCGCAGTCTGATTGACACATATGGTACACATTTCATAACACAAGTGTCTCTAGGTGGGCAAATAAAAGCAATCACTTCTGTCAAGACCTGTCAGGCAAGCATGCAGGGACTGTCGTCCACAGAGGTCGCTAACTGTTTGTTCGTTGAGGCTTCTGTTGGCTTTGGAAACATAGCCAGCATCGATGCAAGGTACCAACACTGTAAGTCAAAGAAGCAGAAGTTGGGCTTCGGTCAAAGTTTCAGCGGCACATTTCACGAGCGCAGTGCAGACGTCATCGGTGGAGACATTAGGGGGGACATTCTCTTTAATGGTCTATTTAGCCCCTCTGTCTATAGAGAATGGCAACAATCACTGCAGACCTTACCTGATGTGGTGAAATACAGCATAGACCCCCTGCACACCTTACTGCCAATTGATCATTCTGCCAGAGCTGGACTGAAACAGGAGGTGGAGAAGTACATCGTGGATAACGCAGTGTTAAAACAATGCTCAGGATCCTGTCAGATTGGTCACAGATCCAGCAAAAGGGATCcttgtgcatgtgtttgcgaCAGTAATTCAAATATCCAGCATAACTGCTGTCCTGCTGGGAAAGGTTTGGCAACATTGAAGGTCTTCAAGCTCTATGCAGATGGGCTGTATGGTGATAAGTGGACTCAGACAGATGGTTCAGTGGAAGTGAGATATGGAGATCAGACTAAACGCACCGCCATCATTAGTAACAATGACTATCCTAGATGGACCGAGACTTTTCAGTTTGCAAGCATTCACatcaacatgaaaaacaaacttcagTTCACTGTTTATGATGAGGACTCCTACTGGAATAGTGATCTTTTAGGCGAGTGCTCATTTGGTTTGCGCAAGGGGAAACATAGGGACTCTTGCATGTTTGATTACGGCACCTTCTTCTTTTCGTACGAAGTTGAGTGTGCACCAAGTCTCAGCGGTGACGAATGTCAGGACTACATACCGTCCCCCATGAGTTCCTCTCTGGCCAAGGTCTTCCACACCAGAAACGGGGTCCTTCTCGGGACGGGGAAGTACGCCAAGCCAGTCGGTCCATCAGGTTCAGCAGCTGACATTGAGAGTGGTGAGAGGGCCACTCTCTGA